A genomic window from Nicotiana sylvestris chromosome 11, ASM39365v2, whole genome shotgun sequence includes:
- the LOC104228289 gene encoding uncharacterized protein encodes MNTAMHIDSPNFLAESNKLPKTYLQSLNTHSSSLAQNISPPINTASFEYNDELEAPTDSSNFIPISVEEKYRLYKPWENAVIIKVYGRKVEHQLLRQKVYALWKPTENLPLIDLGSDFFLLKFQKEENKVHALRGGPWFVLNHFLSVRQWEPKFKASETQLTSSAIWLRLPELPTEFYDYHILKKLGQKVGKFLSMDVCTSNTTRGQYARLCVEVLLNQPLKTHLYIGDHKQTILYEGLNLLCITCGCMGHNQRTCPSTGKITPSTDNAKQEQNMSVTRANAQEEWKLVQFPNKYANKRPSRNRQFQSDEVREGQQGKLTPNNLPFRQLAINNEETTVKHNSRLNNMYKQVLPNNKFATLLEESTNENNIILPSTTNDINILGQISNPTQVHKSGVQSNQIVPTTIIPQHYHTLGHATTPHMQTKSQPTTTPSATNDQHSPILNPPPT; translated from the coding sequence ATGAATACTGCCATGCACATCGACTCACCAAATTTCTTGGCTGAATCTAATAAGCTGCCAAAAACCTATCTCCAATCCTTGAACACACATAGCTCTTCCCTCGCACAAAATATTTCACCACCCATAAACACTGCTAGTTTTGAGTACAATGATGAGTTAGAAGCGCCAACTGATTCCTCCAACTTCATACCTATATCAGTGGAGGAAAAATATAGGCTTTATAAGCCTTGGGAAAATGCAGTAATTATAAAAGTGTATGGGCGAAAAGTGGAACACCAACTACTGAGGCAGAAGGTGTATGCGTTGTGGAAACCCACTGAAAACCTTCCTCTAATTGACCTAGGGTCAGATTTTTTTCTCTTAAAATTTCAGAAGGAGGAGAATAAAGTTCATGCTTTACGAGGAGGGCCTTGGTTTGTTCTTAATCATTTCTTATCCGTTCGACAATGGGAGCCTAAATTTAAAGCTTCAGAAACTCAGCTTACATCTTCAGCCATATGGTTACGATTGCCGGAATTACCTACTGAATTCTATGATTATCATATTTTAAAGAAGCTGGGACAGAAAGTTGGCAAATTTTTATCAATGGATGTTTGTACATCTAATACTACTCGAGGCCAATATGCTCGTTTATGTGTTGAAGTTTTGTTGAACCAACCATTAAAAACTCATCTATACATTGGTGATCATAAACAGACAATTCTATATGAGGGACTAAATTTACTATGTATCACATGCGGATGTATGGGCCACAACCAAAGAACATGCCCCTCCACTGGAAAGATAACACCTTCAACTGATAATGCCAAGCAGGAGCAGAATATGAGTGTTACTCGAGCAAATGCACAAGAAGAATGGAAGCTAGTCCAATTTCCTAACAAGTATGCAAATAAAAGGCCATCTCGCAACAGGCAATTCCAGTCAGATGAGGTAAGGGAGGGACAACAAGGTAAGCTTACTCCTAATAACCTTCCTTTTAGACAATTAGCTATAAATAATGAAGAAACTACTGTTAAGCATAACTCTAGGTTAAACAACATGTATAAACAAGTATTACCGAATAATAAGTTTGCTACCTTATTGGAAGAATCGACTAATGAAAACAATATTATACTACCTAGTACTACAAATGACATAAATATCTTGGGTCAAATTTCAAACCCCACTCAAGTACACAAGAGTGGGGTCCAATCAAATCAAATAGTACCCACCACTATTATTCCTCAACATTACCATACATTAGGACACGCAACTACTCCTCACATGCAAACCAAATCCCAACCAACGACTACACCATCTGCTACAAACGACCAACATTCTCCTATCCTCAATCCACCTCCTACTTAG